CCAGGTACCTTGTAGGCGAGGCAGCTAAGACCGGAGCGTTTTCTGCCCGGAGCTTCGACTTCATGAAAAAATTTACCCCTCTTTTTGCATTTAAGGCAATCGAAATTGTCAGGGAAGGAAACGCTGATGTTCCCGATCAACTGTCTCTCGGCATACCCCTTTCCTATTACAATAATGCCCATGTAGATGAGATGAGTTCGATTATGAAGAGAATTGAGGTAAACGGCGAGTATCTCGAACTTGCCACGAGGTTTTACCCGCAGGGATTCGGCACGTTGGCCGATTACCGTCTTGATGCTGATGGGTGCGTTATCGAGGATACAGACAAAAATATAATCATAATAGATATTGGTTTTAACACGATAGATATGGTCGCCGTTGAAAAAGGCAAGGTGACGCGAGGGGACTCAGATACTCTATACGGGCAAGGGGTGTCTAAAATGGCGCTTGAGGTTCTTGCCAGGCTAAAAGCTACCGAAGATCTCTATTACCTGTCCGAAGCAGCGGCAAACGATATTTTGCTGAGTGGTAAATATAGAGTTTATGGACAGGAGAAGGATTTGTCCGGTTTCAAAAAAACAGTAATAGCTGAATACACAAAGTGGCTGTTCATTGAGATGGAATCCAAAATGGCAGGGAGGTTACAGGATGCGGATAAAGTTATCCTCAGCGGTGGCGGCGCTCATTATGTAAGAGATTATATTCCCCAAAAGTATTCCGATATGACCTTCGTCCCGCATAACCCCGAATACTCAAATGCCAGGGGATTTTTAAAGCTGATCGAGAACACCGGGAATAATGTCTGATTTTTTACGAAGGATGCGGATAAGAATCCTGGACGAGGAAGTTTTCCGCAGACTTACCGAGTTTCCTTCCAGATACAGAAGTTACGTTATAAGTGTCGCGCTTCGGAAATTTTTTCAAACTGATTTCTCACATGATCTTTTGAATGTTGTTCTGAGGAAGGGCAAGAAAAAAAACAGTAAAACACGCGGAGATACATACGGGAAACCCCGTAAAGAGAAGAATGTATCTTCACAGACCACGATATCTACTGAGGAAGTTGTGGCTGATATGGAATCTGACATTGAGAAATATCTTGGGCTGGGTACCTTCCGGGAATAGTGGCACTGATGTTCATATACGATAGAGGTAAACATGTTCAACAAAATTAATCAGAGTGGTTCGGCTCACATAATTGCTGTAATTGTGATTTTTCTGCTGCTGGTCGGTGCTTGGTACACCTACCACAGCTGGCAGAGTGGCAGTTTAAAGCGTGACATTCAGCAAATCACATCAGAATACAAGGATCTTGGTAACAGGGT
The DNA window shown above is from Syntrophales bacterium and carries:
- a CDS encoding ParM/StbA family protein; this translates as MTELRKLGLDIGYGDVKGVFRDGDTFQCFKFPTAIKFAPPDNEGLDRFTENKEYRYNGSRYLVGEAAKTGAFSARSFDFMKKFTPLFAFKAIEIVREGNADVPDQLSLGIPLSYYNNAHVDEMSSIMKRIEVNGEYLELATRFYPQGFGTLADYRLDADGCVIEDTDKNIIIIDIGFNTIDMVAVEKGKVTRGDSDTLYGQGVSKMALEVLARLKATEDLYYLSEAAANDILLSGKYRVYGQEKDLSGFKKTVIAEYTKWLFIEMESKMAGRLQDADKVILSGGGAHYVRDYIPQKYSDMTFVPHNPEYSNARGFLKLIENTGNNV